A section of the Mycolicibacterium anyangense genome encodes:
- a CDS encoding ABC transporter permease, whose amino-acid sequence MSVTTFSSRAALVRPTGSRLADIAVFAGAAVLLWLIVHVASGTTVPWTVDTAASSVSTDPANLPYYTARSLLRMFVALGISVVFTFIYATAAARLRRAEKVLVPLLDILQSVPILGFLSITVTGFIALFPGSELGLECASIFAIFTSQAWNMTFAFYHSLKSQSRDLDEAARLLRLSRWQRFWRVDLPSGMLPLVWNGMMSFGGGWFFLTASEALSVHGHQFALPGIGSYVAAAADDGQLGRVGLAVVVMIVVVVAVNALFWRPLTAWAERFRIEDSETAEAPRSVTLDVLRRSRLPRLVLGPLSRLNYPLDRVMSVFGLADRPLRSPEVRQRTGDVIFAIVVGAVIAYGSYRVIVYIHNGVGLSEVGHALLLGLATFARVLTVVIVATLIWVPVGVWIGMNPKVSRLAQPVVQILASFPANFLFPLVTAVLIATHISLNIGGVLLMALGSQWYILFNVIAGASAIPNDLREAATNLRLPTLLRWRTLILPAIFASYVTGGITAAGGAWNASIVAEVVSYNGNTLTATGLGSYITNATAAGDSGRILVGVIVMSMFVVTTNRLFWRRMYTLAENRYSL is encoded by the coding sequence ATGTCCGTCACCACTTTCTCCAGCCGCGCCGCGCTGGTGCGCCCCACCGGTAGCCGGCTGGCCGATATCGCGGTGTTCGCCGGTGCGGCGGTGCTGCTGTGGCTCATCGTCCACGTCGCCTCGGGCACCACGGTGCCCTGGACGGTCGATACCGCGGCATCGTCGGTGTCGACCGACCCGGCGAACCTGCCCTACTACACCGCCCGTTCACTGCTGCGAATGTTTGTGGCACTGGGAATTTCAGTGGTGTTCACCTTCATCTACGCCACCGCGGCGGCGCGGCTGCGCCGAGCCGAGAAGGTTCTGGTTCCGCTGCTCGACATTCTGCAGTCGGTGCCGATCCTGGGCTTCCTGTCCATCACCGTGACCGGATTCATCGCGCTGTTCCCGGGATCGGAACTCGGTCTGGAATGCGCCTCGATCTTCGCGATCTTCACCTCGCAGGCCTGGAACATGACGTTCGCGTTCTACCACTCGCTGAAATCACAGTCGCGCGATCTCGACGAGGCCGCCCGCCTGCTGCGGTTGTCCCGGTGGCAGCGGTTCTGGCGCGTGGATCTGCCCAGCGGCATGCTGCCGTTGGTCTGGAACGGGATGATGAGTTTCGGTGGCGGATGGTTCTTCCTGACCGCCTCCGAAGCGCTCAGCGTCCACGGCCACCAGTTCGCCTTGCCCGGTATCGGGTCCTATGTGGCGGCGGCGGCCGACGACGGGCAACTGGGCCGGGTGGGCTTGGCGGTCGTGGTGATGATCGTCGTCGTCGTGGCGGTCAACGCGCTGTTCTGGCGGCCGTTGACGGCGTGGGCCGAGCGGTTCCGCATCGAAGACTCCGAGACCGCCGAGGCACCCCGCAGCGTCACGCTCGACGTGCTGCGCCGCTCCCGGTTGCCGCGCCTGGTGCTGGGCCCGCTGAGCCGGCTGAACTATCCGCTGGACCGGGTGATGTCGGTGTTCGGACTGGCCGACCGTCCGCTGCGCAGCCCGGAGGTACGGCAGCGCACCGGAGATGTGATCTTCGCCATCGTGGTGGGTGCAGTGATCGCCTACGGCTCCTACCGGGTGATCGTCTACATCCACAACGGTGTCGGTCTGTCCGAGGTCGGTCACGCCCTGCTGCTCGGGCTGGCGACCTTCGCCCGCGTGCTCACCGTCGTCATCGTGGCGACGCTCATCTGGGTGCCGGTCGGAGTATGGATCGGCATGAACCCCAAGGTTTCCCGGCTCGCTCAGCCGGTCGTCCAGATCCTGGCGTCCTTCCCGGCGAACTTCCTGTTCCCGTTGGTGACGGCCGTCCTGATCGCCACTCACATCAGCTTGAACATCGGTGGCGTGCTGCTGATGGCACTCGGGTCGCAGTGGTACATCCTGTTCAACGTCATCGCCGGTGCCAGCGCGATCCCCAACGACCTTCGCGAGGCCGCGACCAATCTGCGCCTGCCGACGCTGTTGCGTTGGCGCACACTGATTCTGCCCGCGATCTTCGCCAGCTACGTCACCGGTGGCATCACGGCGGCCGGGGGCGCCTGGAACGCGTCGATCGTTGCCGAGGTGGTGAGCTACAACGGCAACACGCTGACCGCCACCGGGCTGGGCTCCTACATCACCAACGCCACCGCCGCCGGCGATTCGGGCCGCATCCTGGTGGGCGTGATCGTGATGAGCATGTTCGTGGTGACCACCAACAGACTGTTCTGGCGGCGGATGTACACGCTGGCCGAGAACCGCTATTCGCTTTAG
- a CDS encoding class II 3-deoxy-7-phosphoheptulonate synthase, with protein MNWTVDVPIEQLPSLPPLPSDLRARLDAALSKPAAQQPSWDAGQAAAMRTVLESVPPVTVPSEIEKLSGQLAAVARGEAFLLQGGDCAETFADNTEPHIRANIRTLLQMAVVLTYGASLPVVKVARIAGQYAKPRSADIDALGLKSYRGDMVNGFAPDAAVRDHDPSRLVRAYANASAAMNLVRALTSSGLASLHQVHDWNREFVRTSPAGARYEQLAGEIDRGLKFMTACGVNDRNLDTADIFASHEALVLDYERAMLRMDAEAQGGPKLYDLSAHYVWIGERTRQLDGAHIAFAEVIANPIGVKIGPTTSPELAVEYVERLDPHNQPGRLTLVSRMGNHKVRDVLPPIIEKVQASGHQVIWQCDPMHGNTHESSTGYKTRHFDRIVDEVQGFFEVHRGLGTHPGGIHVEITGENVTECLGGAQDISDADLAGRYETACDPRLNTQQSLELAFLVAEMLRD; from the coding sequence GTGAACTGGACCGTTGACGTACCGATCGAGCAGCTCCCGTCGCTGCCGCCGCTGCCGTCGGACCTGCGTGCGCGCCTGGACGCCGCGCTGAGCAAGCCGGCCGCCCAGCAGCCGAGCTGGGACGCCGGTCAGGCCGCCGCGATGCGGACGGTGCTGGAGAGCGTGCCGCCGGTGACGGTGCCCTCGGAGATCGAGAAGCTGTCCGGCCAGCTTGCCGCGGTCGCCCGCGGCGAGGCGTTCCTGCTGCAGGGCGGAGACTGCGCCGAGACGTTCGCCGACAACACCGAGCCGCACATCCGCGCTAACATCCGGACCCTGCTGCAGATGGCCGTCGTGCTCACCTACGGCGCCAGCCTTCCGGTGGTCAAGGTGGCCCGGATCGCCGGCCAGTACGCCAAGCCCCGCTCGGCCGACATCGACGCGCTGGGCCTGAAGTCCTACCGCGGCGACATGGTCAACGGCTTCGCCCCGGATGCCGCCGTGCGCGACCATGACCCGTCCCGTCTGGTCCGGGCCTACGCCAACGCCAGCGCCGCGATGAATCTCGTTCGAGCCCTGACCTCTTCTGGTCTGGCCTCGCTGCACCAGGTGCACGACTGGAACCGCGAATTCGTCCGCACCTCGCCCGCCGGTGCCCGTTACGAGCAGCTGGCCGGCGAGATCGACCGCGGCCTGAAGTTCATGACGGCCTGCGGGGTCAACGACCGCAACCTCGACACCGCCGACATCTTCGCCAGCCACGAGGCGCTGGTGCTCGACTACGAGCGCGCCATGCTGCGGATGGATGCCGAAGCACAGGGCGGACCGAAGCTCTACGATCTGTCGGCGCACTACGTCTGGATCGGGGAGCGCACCCGTCAGCTCGACGGCGCGCACATCGCGTTCGCCGAGGTGATCGCCAACCCGATCGGCGTCAAGATCGGCCCGACCACCTCACCGGAACTGGCGGTCGAGTACGTCGAGCGGCTCGACCCGCACAACCAGCCGGGCCGGCTGACGCTGGTCAGCCGGATGGGCAACCACAAGGTCCGCGACGTGCTGCCGCCGATCATCGAGAAGGTGCAGGCCTCCGGCCACCAGGTGATCTGGCAGTGCGACCCGATGCACGGCAACACCCACGAGTCCTCGACGGGCTACAAGACCCGCCATTTCGACCGCATCGTCGACGAGGTCCAGGGCTTCTTCGAAGTGCACCGGGGTCTGGGCACGCATCCGGGCGGCATCCACGTCGAGATCACCGGCGAGAACGTCACCGAATGCCTCGGCGGCGCGCAGGACATCTCCGATGCCGATCTGGCCGGCCGCTACGAGACCGCCTGCGATCCGCGACTGAACACCCAGCAGTCCCTCGAGCTGGCCTTCCTGGTCGCGGAGATGCTGCGCGACTAG
- a CDS encoding glycosyltransferase 87 family protein codes for MSTWQASDGGSVFGRVRLSPKTAPWLTVAWRASQLVIVALLVYAGWSLLGHIPYRIDIDVYRMGAQAWLDGRPLYAGDATFHTRIGLDLPFTYPPLAAIVFSPFAWLGLDGASIAITVITLVLLLLSTWIVLTRLDVWQTSSLTREPVWLRRCWLSAGIVALSVIYLEPITANFAFGQINVVLMTLVIADCVPRRTPWPRGLLLGVAIALKLTPAVFLLYFVLRRDVRATVTAFATFIAASVVGFVFAWQDSVEYWTTTVRHTDRIGSAALNTNQNIAGSLARLGLGHSTHFLLWTAACVAVLGLTIWTVRRVVLAGEPTLALICVALFGLMVSPVSWSHHWVWALPTIVVTMVLGYRRRNIALAALGAVGVALMVWIPLELMPKHHEETASWWRQLLGMSYVWWALAVLVVAGLTVRTPATTPQPSPGSAPVADLVRPA; via the coding sequence ATGAGTACGTGGCAGGCGTCCGATGGGGGCAGTGTGTTCGGGCGCGTCCGGCTATCGCCGAAGACTGCGCCGTGGTTGACCGTGGCGTGGCGGGCGAGCCAGCTGGTGATCGTCGCACTGCTGGTCTACGCGGGGTGGTCGCTGCTGGGGCACATCCCGTACCGCATCGACATCGACGTCTACCGGATGGGCGCGCAGGCCTGGCTGGACGGCCGCCCGCTCTACGCCGGCGATGCGACGTTCCACACCAGGATCGGGCTGGACCTGCCGTTCACCTATCCCCCGCTGGCCGCGATCGTGTTCAGCCCGTTCGCCTGGCTGGGCCTGGACGGCGCGAGCATTGCGATCACGGTGATCACGCTGGTACTGCTGCTGCTGTCCACGTGGATCGTGCTGACCCGCCTGGATGTCTGGCAGACCTCGAGCCTGACGCGGGAACCGGTCTGGCTGCGGCGCTGCTGGCTGTCCGCGGGCATCGTGGCGCTGTCGGTGATCTACCTGGAACCGATCACCGCGAACTTCGCCTTCGGCCAGATCAACGTCGTCCTCATGACACTGGTCATCGCCGACTGCGTGCCGCGCCGCACACCGTGGCCCCGCGGGCTGCTGCTGGGCGTGGCGATCGCGCTCAAGCTCACCCCGGCGGTTTTTCTGCTGTACTTCGTGCTGCGCCGCGACGTCCGCGCCACCGTCACCGCGTTCGCCACGTTCATCGCGGCCAGCGTGGTGGGCTTCGTCTTCGCCTGGCAGGACTCGGTGGAGTACTGGACCACCACGGTGCGCCACACCGACCGGATCGGCAGTGCCGCGCTGAACACCAACCAGAACATCGCCGGTTCACTGGCCCGCCTCGGCCTGGGCCACAGCACCCATTTCCTGCTGTGGACGGCGGCCTGCGTCGCGGTGCTCGGACTGACGATCTGGACGGTCCGGCGAGTGGTCCTCGCCGGTGAGCCGACGCTGGCGCTGATCTGTGTGGCGCTGTTCGGGCTGATGGTCTCGCCGGTGTCCTGGTCGCACCACTGGGTGTGGGCCCTGCCGACGATCGTGGTGACCATGGTGCTCGGCTACCGGCGGCGCAACATCGCGCTGGCTGCGCTCGGTGCGGTCGGCGTCGCGCTGATGGTGTGGATTCCGCTGGAGTTGATGCCCAAGCACCACGAGGAAACCGCGTCGTGGTGGCGTCAGCTACTCGGGATGTCCTATGTGTGGTGGGCGCTGGCGGTGCTGGTGGTGGCCGGGCTCACGGTGCGCACGCCGGCGACTACCCCGCAGCCGTCTCCGGGATCCGCGCCGGTGGCTGATCTGGTCCGCCCGGCTTAG
- a CDS encoding ABC transporter ATP-binding protein, with amino-acid sequence MKEQIVDNVLMSLQHVDKSFEGTTGEPLRVLDDINLDLREGEIVALLGRSGSGKSTLLRTIAGLIAPTSGEVRYRGEQLNGANPGTAMVFQTFALMPWLTVQENVELGLEARGVAPAERKTRALKAIDVIGLDGFESAYPKELSGGMRQRVGFARALVLEPDLLLMDEPFSALDVLTAENLRTELMSLWGRHDFPTKSICLVTHNIEEAVLLADRVVVLGANPGRVRAEVAVNLARPRDRRSPAFAAIVDSLYGLLTGSGPAEETPDPVAASPTSSPLPDATVGGLAGLVEITAAHDGHVDLPDIAADLSFDIDDLLPLVDAAAMLGFVTVSGGDLTVTDIGRTFTRADIQTSKQIFAAAARERAPLVRTICRALGSSADGTLRSEFFLDLLRRGFSPDDARRQLDTAIAWGRYGELFDYDTDTDEITLDPAATVVVSRGR; translated from the coding sequence ATGAAGGAGCAGATCGTGGACAACGTTCTGATGAGCCTGCAGCACGTCGACAAGAGCTTCGAAGGCACCACCGGTGAACCGCTGCGGGTGCTCGACGACATCAACCTCGACCTGCGCGAGGGTGAGATCGTGGCGCTGCTCGGACGGTCCGGCTCGGGCAAGTCGACGCTGCTGCGCACCATCGCCGGCCTGATCGCCCCGACCAGCGGTGAGGTTCGCTACCGGGGTGAGCAGCTCAACGGCGCCAACCCCGGCACGGCGATGGTGTTCCAGACCTTCGCGTTGATGCCGTGGCTGACGGTGCAGGAGAACGTCGAACTCGGCCTTGAGGCACGGGGTGTGGCGCCCGCGGAGCGTAAGACCCGCGCGCTGAAGGCCATCGACGTGATCGGGCTGGACGGTTTCGAGTCGGCCTACCCGAAGGAACTGTCCGGCGGCATGCGCCAGCGGGTGGGCTTCGCCCGCGCCCTGGTGCTCGAACCGGACCTGCTGCTGATGGATGAGCCGTTCTCCGCGCTGGACGTGCTGACCGCCGAGAATCTGCGCACCGAGCTGATGAGCCTGTGGGGGCGCCACGACTTCCCCACCAAGTCGATCTGCCTGGTGACCCACAACATCGAAGAGGCGGTGCTGCTGGCCGATCGCGTCGTGGTGCTCGGCGCCAACCCCGGACGTGTCCGCGCTGAAGTGGCGGTCAACCTCGCCCGGCCGCGGGACCGCCGCTCACCCGCCTTCGCGGCGATCGTGGACTCGCTCTATGGACTGCTCACCGGCAGCGGGCCGGCCGAGGAGACGCCTGATCCGGTCGCGGCCAGCCCCACCAGCAGTCCACTGCCCGACGCGACGGTCGGTGGTCTGGCCGGCCTGGTCGAGATCACCGCCGCCCACGACGGGCACGTCGACCTTCCGGACATCGCCGCGGACCTCAGTTTCGACATCGATGACCTGCTGCCCCTGGTCGACGCCGCCGCGATGCTCGGCTTCGTGACCGTGAGTGGGGGCGATCTGACCGTCACCGACATCGGCAGGACGTTCACCCGCGCCGATATCCAGACCAGCAAGCAGATCTTCGCCGCCGCCGCACGGGAGCGCGCGCCGCTGGTCCGCACCATCTGCCGTGCCCTGGGCTCGTCGGCCGACGGGACGCTGCGGTCCGAGTTCTTCCTGGACCTGCTGCGGCGCGGATTCTCACCCGACGACGCCCGCCGCCAACTCGACACCGCGATCGCCTGGGGCCGGTACGGCGAGCTGTTCGACTACGACACCGACACCGACGAGATCACGCTCGATCCCGCGGCCACCGTCGTCGTGAGTCGCGGTCGCTAG
- a CDS encoding polyadenylate-specific 3'-exoribonuclease AS, which produces MRYFYDTEFIDNGRIIDLISIGVVAEDGREYYAISTEFDPESAGKWVRTNVLPKLPSPSSQLWQSRRQIREGLESFFDIDGDEPIELWAWVAAYDHVALCQLWGPMTSLPPQIPRFTRELRQFWEDRGCPRMPPRPQDTHDALVDARHNMRRYVLMTTGVDLGAVPTDTPIRR; this is translated from the coding sequence GTGCGGTACTTCTACGACACCGAATTCATCGACAACGGGCGCATCATCGACCTCATCTCGATCGGTGTGGTCGCCGAGGACGGTCGCGAGTACTACGCGATCTCCACCGAGTTCGACCCCGAGTCGGCGGGCAAATGGGTCCGCACCAACGTTCTTCCCAAGCTGCCGTCGCCGTCCTCGCAGCTCTGGCAGTCACGCCGGCAGATCCGCGAGGGTCTGGAGAGCTTCTTCGACATCGACGGTGACGAGCCGATCGAGCTGTGGGCCTGGGTGGCGGCCTACGACCATGTGGCGTTGTGCCAGCTGTGGGGGCCGATGACCAGCCTGCCACCGCAGATTCCGCGCTTCACCCGCGAGCTGCGCCAATTCTGGGAAGACCGCGGCTGCCCACGGATGCCACCGCGGCCGCAGGACACCCACGATGCGCTCGTCGACGCCCGCCACAACATGCGTCGCTACGTGCTGATGACCACCGGAGTGGACCTCGGCGCGGTGCCCACCGACACCCCTATCCGCAGGTAG